A window of the Cucurbita pepo subsp. pepo cultivar mu-cu-16 chromosome LG01, ASM280686v2, whole genome shotgun sequence genome harbors these coding sequences:
- the LOC111788066 gene encoding superoxide dismutase [Fe] 3, chloroplastic has translation MISCYNPLNVNSQLLLCNSSQQLKSVKHPCLHRSKLHKRSSDVTTRGMKVTAYYGLKTPPYELDALEPYMSRKTLEVHWGKHHRNYVEGLNKQLSQNDILYGHTLDELLKVTYNNGNPLPEFNNAAQVWNHDFFWESMQPGGGSMPILGVLQQIEKDFGSFTNFKDKFIQASLSHFGSGWVWLVLKRQEKRLAVITTSNATSPLVWDDIPIICLDMWEHAYYLDYKNDKKEYVNMFMDHLVSWNAAMGRMARAECFVNLGEPKIPVA, from the exons ATGATTTCTTGCTACAATCCTCTGAATGTTAACTCTCAGCTTCTGCTGTGCAATTCTTCCCAGCAGTTAAAGAGCGTCAAGCATCCTTGTCTG CATCGTAGTAAGTTGCATAAGAGAAGTTCTGATGTAACCACAAGAGGAATGAAAGTCACTGCTTATTATGGCTTGAAGACGCCCCCCTATGAACTT GATGCTTTAGAGCCATATATGAGCCGGAAGACGTTGGAGGTTCACTGGGGTAAACATCACCGTAATTACGTTGAAGGTCTAAACAAACAACTGAgccaaaatgatattttatatggCCACACTTTAGATGAACTTCTCAAAGTAACATATAACAATGGAAATCCTTTACCTGAGTTTAACAATGCTGCCCAG GTCTGGAATCATGACTTCTTTTGGGAATCCATGCAACCTGGAGGAGGAAGCATGCCCATACTTGGTGTTCTAcaacaaattgaaaaagattttGGTTCTTTTACCAATTTCAAGGACAAGTTTATACAAGCATCTCTTTCACACTTTGGTTCTGGCTGGGTTTGGCTTGTTT TAAAGAGACAAGAAAAACGACTCGCTGTGATCACAACTTCGAATGCGACAAGCCCGCTTGTCTGGGATGACATT CCAATCATCTGCTTGGATATGTGGGAG CATGCTTATTATCTGGATTACAAG AATGATAAAAAAGAGTATGTCAATATGTTCATGGACCATCTCGTATCGTGGAATGCAGCGATGGGGCGTATGGCTCGAGCAGAGTGCTTCGTGAATTTAGGCGAACCAAAAATTCCTGTAGCTTAA